The Chitinophagales bacterium genomic sequence AGAATAGATCTGGACTCTTTATACGGGACAGAAAGACATTACAATATCAATAATACATACTTTTCCAGAAATCCGTTTTGGGGAAGCATGTTAAGTACTGCCAATAAGGGTTTATATATAAGTTACATGTCAAACAGGGAGTATTTGAAAAAATCGATAGACCTGGATGATTACAAATATGTAGGTAAAGCCAATGATTCAACAGGCTTTTGGTGGAATAAGCAAACACATACTCTCCAACTATTGTGCAGTGGTAAAACGACTAAAACGTTTATACTGGAAGATATCCCTGATGTTAATAAAATAATACCTTTTAATGATAGTAAATATATTCTTTTAAATAATCGCAAATCTGGGTGGTTGTTTAAAAATGGTAATGTAGTAAGCCTTATAGATGGGTTTGAGTATATAGCATTCAGAAATAAGATAACTCACCTTTCCAATGATTCTTTCCAAATTACCAAAGGTGTGCTAGATTACTCTGCAGACTGCGCCAGGATAGATTCTAATGCTATATATATGGTAGGCTTATCGTACAACGGGTTGAACCAGGTTACTTACGAGCAAAGCTCAAATACGATCCGTATCGATAGCATTTACTTTGACAAGTACACCCATATCAGCTACAATGCTCACAATAAGATAGCGATCCTGTATACATCAGACAGGGTAATGATAATTAACAGGGGCGTCAATAGAAACATCTTAATAAATAATGACCAGTTACATACTTTGGGTGTAAACGGTATTGAAAAAATCTTATCTGATGATTTCGGGAACATATTCATAAAGGACTATAACAAACTGATAGTAGCTAATATTTTCACAAAACAGATTCGTTTGCTTTTTAATGCTTACCAATTAGAGGGTGCACTAATTGACCTGGATGACAACGTATTATCTCTAGCAGGGAGTTTTGGTGTTATCAGATCTCACGTCACCGGGCCATGTAATGTATCAGACGTTAACTCATACCTTAATACTAAGCATATTTTCTATGACTTTGTGGATGATGCCCAATTTTCAAAGAACAACGTATTGCTTAAAACAAATAAGGGTGCCTATCTGATAAATACGAATAATGATAAGGAAATATCAAAATTTGAATCAGAATATAAGGTCACTCTGAACTATGATACCACACTTATTAGTATCTACGGTAATGATACTATTTCAATAGACCAATCTGTCAACAGTATATTTGTAGATATAATCAGACCTGCCGGAACCGGAGAACTGAAAATAGAATATTCAATAAATGGTTCCTCCCTGACCAATACAGGATACCAGGTAATACTCCCTAACCCTGAACCCGGCAACTACAACACTATTTACCTTAAAGCTTCTGATGACTCATGGAAAAGTGAACCTATGAAATTCTTTATCTATATAAAACCTCATTGGTGGCAAACACATGTGGCCAAAAAAATTATTTTTAGCGGTGTTGTACTCTTCATCATATGCCTTATCTACATAGCTGTACTTATTACACGAAAAATTGTCAACAAAAATAATGAGAGAAGGAATCAACGCAGGGAGCTGGAACTAAAGTCCATTTATTCACAGATCAACCCTCACTTCATATTCAATTCGCTGAGTACGGCCCAATATTTTGTAAAGAAGAACAAAAATAAAGAGGCTTATGAACACATCAACCAGTTCTCAGACCTGTTACGTTCCTATATAAAATCGTCCAGAAACACATATATAACTATTACTGAAGAAATTGAAAACCTGGAGAATTACTTGCAGCTTCAACAGACAAGGTTTGAAGAAAAATTTGATTACACCATAACTGTAGATAAAACTATCAAACCCGATATTGTTAAACTACCTTCGTTATTACTACAGCCCATTGTAGAAAATGCTCTGAACCACGGCATTTTTCATAAAGACCAAAAAGGCCTGTTAAACATATCTTTTACAATTGATAAAAAAATCCTTATTTGTGTAGTAGATGATAACGGGATCGGCAGGACACGTTCGAAAGAAATAAGAAGTGAGCGAATCAAAAAAGCAGACTCTTATGGGACCATTTTGATAAAAGATCT encodes the following:
- a CDS encoding histidine kinase — protein: MKFINLFLLSFSIVLYASGQDAAVYNINKNNGLSTNHVYTTLVDKNGYLWIATEEGVYKYNGYVLRKFDYTDGLSNLDIWDLYQDRKGRIWLCSISNHFGYIHNNFYRNVNIEAPENMPVIYPSQIFEYGDSLVFMNKASTQTNYSSLSIIVDDTLHRKLIADHISEIYRSNINNLGSGFIEILDDKIFQVSSADYINTPNRHSYQPNTQKICTINIQKQLQSSSFCGSFANRFIYYLDRNLNTVCIYDYVQNNIDTILLKGRKGNLEAAVHMYVSDTLAVILSASAVYLLDSQLLITQRIDLDSLYGTERHYNINNTYFSRNPFWGSMLSTANKGLYISYMSNREYLKKSIDLDDYKYVGKANDSTGFWWNKQTHTLQLLCSGKTTKTFILEDIPDVNKIIPFNDSKYILLNNRKSGWLFKNGNVVSLIDGFEYIAFRNKITHLSNDSFQITKGVLDYSADCARIDSNAIYMVGLSYNGLNQVTYEQSSNTIRIDSIYFDKYTHISYNAHNKIAILYTSDRVMIINRGVNRNILINNDQLHTLGVNGIEKILSDDFGNIFIKDYNKLIVANIFTKQIRLLFNAYQLEGALIDLDDNVLSLAGSFGVIRSHVTGPCNVSDVNSYLNTKHIFYDFVDDAQFSKNNVLLKTNKGAYLINTNNDKEISKFESEYKVTLNYDTTLISIYGNDTISIDQSVNSIFVDIIRPAGTGELKIEYSINGSSLTNTGYQVILPNPEPGNYNTIYLKASDDSWKSEPMKFFIYIKPHWWQTHVAKKIIFSGVVLFIICLIYIAVLITRKIVNKNNERRNQRRELELKSIYSQINPHFIFNSLSTAQYFVKKNKNKEAYEHINQFSDLLRSYIKSSRNTYITITEEIENLENYLQLQQTRFEEKFDYTITVDKTIKPDIVKLPSLLLQPIVENALNHGIFHKDQKGLLNISFTIDKKILICVVDDNGIGRTRSKEIRSERIKKADSYGTILIKDLIDTFNKYEKIRIGIEYVDKTEPDTGTTVIIKIENLNNV